In Myxococcus stipitatus, the following are encoded in one genomic region:
- a CDS encoding maltokinase N-terminal cap-like domain-containing protein, with protein sequence MTTLDLTKLPEYLKGQRWFAGKAWPIKHVTVVDHANVAAGPCSMSLAVVEVMYELGQPERYLLPVKTSADGVRDALEDDDCLRALFDLIRDGAQLPSASGRIVGEWIGGPEGLLGLPSPLTVRRMMVEQSNTSVVLGEKVIVKIIRKLEAGVNPEHEVGRFLATRTSFRATPALLGALRLEGAAGATLALAHRFIPNAVDGWKYTLDRLRQERPLGEVFLDEMADLGARLGDLHRAFGSAPPDDAAFAPEPLLQEDLQRWSASIVGELGVTLAEAGRLHTDLEGRRERLIDYAKRLAQVSPSGQKIRIHGDMHLGQVLRSHDQWLIFDFEGEPARSFTARREKYSPLRDVAGMLRSFDYAEATVALEGGAPRGRVGPSRDAFLEGYRKATLGAAFLPSDPAAFDAMLRAFELEKLLYEVRYEMQNRPDWVRIPVEALLRMEESP encoded by the coding sequence ATGACGACCTTGGACCTGACGAAGCTGCCGGAGTACCTCAAGGGCCAGCGATGGTTCGCGGGCAAGGCCTGGCCCATCAAACACGTCACCGTGGTGGACCACGCCAACGTGGCGGCCGGGCCGTGCAGCATGTCCCTGGCCGTGGTGGAGGTCATGTACGAGCTGGGCCAACCCGAGCGCTATCTCCTGCCGGTGAAGACCTCGGCGGACGGCGTGCGGGACGCGCTCGAGGACGATGACTGCCTGCGGGCGCTGTTCGACCTCATCCGCGATGGGGCCCAGCTGCCGTCGGCGTCCGGCCGCATCGTGGGCGAGTGGATTGGAGGACCGGAGGGATTGCTGGGGCTGCCCTCTCCCCTGACCGTGCGGCGCATGATGGTGGAGCAGAGCAACACCTCCGTCGTGCTGGGTGAGAAGGTCATCGTGAAGATCATCCGCAAGCTGGAGGCGGGGGTGAATCCGGAGCACGAGGTGGGGCGCTTCCTCGCCACGCGCACGTCGTTCCGCGCCACGCCCGCGCTGCTGGGCGCGCTGCGGCTGGAGGGCGCCGCGGGGGCGACGCTGGCGCTGGCGCACCGGTTCATTCCCAACGCGGTGGACGGCTGGAAGTACACGCTGGATCGGCTGCGGCAGGAGCGGCCGTTGGGCGAGGTCTTCCTCGACGAGATGGCGGACCTGGGCGCGAGGCTGGGAGACCTGCACCGGGCCTTCGGCTCCGCGCCCCCGGACGATGCGGCCTTCGCGCCCGAGCCGTTGCTCCAGGAGGACCTGCAACGCTGGAGCGCGTCCATCGTGGGCGAGCTGGGGGTGACGCTGGCCGAAGCGGGCCGGCTGCACACGGACCTGGAGGGACGCCGCGAGCGGCTCATCGACTACGCGAAGCGGCTCGCGCAGGTGAGTCCATCCGGCCAGAAGATCCGCATCCACGGGGACATGCACCTGGGCCAGGTGCTGCGCTCCCATGACCAGTGGCTCATCTTCGACTTCGAGGGAGAGCCCGCGCGCAGCTTCACGGCGCGCCGGGAGAAGTACAGCCCGCTGAGGGACGTGGCGGGGATGCTGCGCTCGTTCGACTACGCGGAGGCGACGGTGGCGCTGGAGGGGGGAGCGCCGCGAGGCCGGGTGGGCCCCAGCCGCGACGCCTTCCTGGAGGGCTACCGCAAGGCGACACTCGGCGCGGCCTTCCTGCCCTCGGACCCGGCGGCCTTCGACGCGATGCTGCGCGCGTT
- the treS gene encoding maltose alpha-D-glucosyltransferase has product MDLDPLWYKKALIYELHLRAFHDSNGDGHGDIPGLIEKLPYLQDLGIDCLWILPHYPSPLRDDGYDIADFYGVHPDYGTLADFQRLIDEAHKRGLRIITELVVNHTSDQHPWFQEARSDPKSPKRDWYVWSDTDERYKGARIIFTDTERSNWTWDPVAKQYFWHRFFSHQPDLNYDNPQVQEAMLDVMRFWLNMGVDGFRCDAVPYLFEREGTNCENLPETHAFLKRLRKTIDAEYPGKMLLAEANQWPADVRVYFGDGDEFNMGFHFPVMPRLFMGIRREDRTPIVEIMQQTPDIPESCQWALFLRNHDELTLEMVTDEDRDYMYREYATDPRMRLNLGIRRRLAPLMDNGRRRIELMHSLLFTLPGTPVLYYGDEIGMGDNIYLGDRNGVRTPMQWTGDRNAGFSRADYARLYAPVIADPVYGYQSINVEAQDRVKSSLLHWVKRMIRIRQRYPVFALGTLRFLPVENRKVLAFVREWEGQTVLVVCSLSRFAQPGVLDLRDWAGMVPVEMIGDTPFPLITDAPYQFSMGPYMFLWFRLDRPLPGGGRA; this is encoded by the coding sequence ATGGACCTGGATCCCCTCTGGTACAAGAAGGCCCTCATCTACGAGCTGCACCTGCGCGCGTTCCACGACTCGAACGGCGACGGGCACGGCGACATCCCAGGGCTCATCGAGAAGCTGCCCTACCTTCAGGACCTGGGCATCGACTGTCTCTGGATACTCCCGCACTACCCTTCGCCATTGCGCGATGACGGCTACGACATCGCGGACTTCTACGGCGTCCACCCGGACTACGGCACGCTGGCCGACTTCCAGCGGCTGATAGACGAGGCGCACAAGCGCGGCCTGCGCATCATCACCGAGCTGGTCGTCAACCACACCAGCGACCAGCACCCCTGGTTCCAGGAGGCGCGCAGCGACCCGAAGAGCCCCAAGCGCGACTGGTACGTGTGGAGCGACACGGACGAGCGCTACAAGGGCGCGCGCATCATCTTCACCGACACGGAGCGCTCCAACTGGACGTGGGACCCGGTGGCCAAGCAGTACTTCTGGCACCGCTTCTTCAGCCACCAGCCGGACCTGAACTACGACAACCCGCAGGTGCAGGAAGCCATGCTGGATGTCATGCGCTTCTGGCTGAACATGGGCGTGGACGGCTTCCGCTGTGACGCGGTGCCGTACCTCTTCGAGCGCGAGGGCACCAACTGCGAGAACCTCCCGGAGACCCACGCGTTCCTCAAGCGCCTGCGCAAGACCATCGACGCGGAGTACCCGGGGAAGATGCTGCTCGCGGAGGCCAACCAGTGGCCCGCCGACGTGCGCGTCTATTTTGGCGACGGCGACGAGTTCAACATGGGCTTCCACTTCCCGGTGATGCCGCGCCTGTTCATGGGCATCCGCCGCGAGGACCGCACGCCCATCGTCGAAATCATGCAGCAGACGCCGGACATCCCGGAGTCGTGTCAGTGGGCGCTCTTCCTGCGCAACCATGACGAGCTGACGCTGGAGATGGTGACGGACGAGGACCGGGACTACATGTACCGGGAGTACGCCACCGACCCGCGCATGCGGCTCAACCTGGGAATCCGCCGCCGGCTCGCGCCGCTGATGGACAACGGCCGCCGCCGCATCGAGCTGATGCACAGCCTGCTGTTCACCCTGCCCGGCACACCCGTCCTCTACTACGGCGACGAGATTGGCATGGGGGACAACATCTACCTGGGCGACCGCAACGGCGTGCGCACGCCCATGCAGTGGACGGGGGACCGCAACGCGGGCTTCAGCCGCGCGGACTATGCGCGCCTGTACGCGCCCGTCATCGCGGACCCCGTCTATGGCTACCAGTCCATCAACGTGGAGGCGCAGGACCGGGTGAAGTCCAGCCTGCTGCACTGGGTGAAGCGGATGATCCGCATCCGCCAGCGCTACCCCGTGTTCGCGCTGGGGACGCTGCGCTTCCTCCCGGTGGAGAACCGAAAGGTGCTGGCCTTCGTGCGTGAGTGGGAGGGCCAGACGGTGCTGGTGGTGTGCAGCCTGTCGCGCTTCGCGCAGCCGGGGGTCCTGGACCTGCGTGACTGGGCGGGCATGGTGCCCGTGGAGATGATTGGAGACACACCCTTCCCGTTGATCACCGACGCGCCCTATCAGTTCTCGATGGGGCCCTACATGTTCCTGTGGTTTCGGCTGGACAGGCCGCTGCCCGGAGGAGGCCGCGCATGA
- a CDS encoding alpha-1,4-glucan--maltose-1-phosphate maltosyltransferase, with translation MRDRIGSVFIEGVQPQVDGGRHAVKRIAGENLTVRADIFKEGHDVLVAVVRWRQSAPVAAKSEWREVPMRPLGNDAWEAGFPLARNGRYQFTIEAWPDLFRTWTSELKRKVDAGRDVRSELLEGAALLEGAAARAGPVDAEDARVLAEAAARLRQAPSPDLLAVALSPELAEVASAHPDRSLARRYEPVLEVFADREKARFGAWYEFFPRSAKRDGVTHGTFQDAEGWLPYIQGLGFDVVYLPPIHPIGRTARKGKNNSLKAGPDDVGSPWAIGATEGGHKAVHPRLGTLDDFRHFVQTASKHGIEVALDLAFQCSPDHPYVKEHPEWFQHRPDGTIKTAENPPKRYEDIVNFDWMGPAREALWTELESVVLHWVAQGVRTFRVDNPHTKPIQFWEWLIRRVQDEHPDVLFLSEAFTRPKVMKALAKVGFTQSYTYFTWRNFKGELQEYLEELTRPPVSDYFRGNLWPNTPDILPEVLQNAGPGAFRLRAALAATLSSVYGMYCGFELCEGRPLPGKEEYLDSEKYQLVAWDLDRPGNIRDWIARLNAARGAHPALHAYDSLRFFDSNNERVLFYGKRSADGASTVLVAVSLDPYAPQEALLKLPLDWLGTRPDETYQVHELMTDQRSLWQGPHVQVRLTPEQPAALWAVYRYRRTEHAFDYYE, from the coding sequence ATGAGAGACCGAATCGGGAGCGTGTTCATCGAGGGAGTCCAGCCCCAAGTCGACGGTGGCCGCCACGCCGTCAAGCGCATCGCCGGAGAGAACCTCACCGTTCGCGCGGACATCTTCAAGGAAGGCCATGACGTGCTCGTCGCCGTCGTCCGCTGGCGGCAGAGCGCACCTGTCGCGGCGAAGAGCGAGTGGCGGGAAGTCCCCATGCGTCCACTTGGCAACGACGCGTGGGAAGCCGGGTTCCCCCTGGCCCGCAATGGCCGCTACCAGTTCACGATTGAAGCCTGGCCGGACCTCTTCCGGACCTGGACCTCCGAGCTGAAGCGCAAGGTGGACGCGGGGCGCGACGTGCGCAGCGAGCTGCTGGAGGGCGCCGCGTTGCTCGAAGGCGCCGCGGCCCGCGCGGGCCCGGTGGACGCGGAGGATGCGCGAGTCCTCGCGGAGGCCGCCGCGCGGCTGCGTCAGGCCCCGAGTCCGGACCTGTTGGCGGTGGCGCTGTCGCCGGAGCTGGCGGAGGTGGCGTCGGCGCACCCGGACCGCTCGCTGGCGCGGCGGTACGAGCCGGTGCTGGAGGTGTTCGCGGACCGCGAGAAGGCGCGCTTCGGCGCGTGGTACGAGTTCTTCCCCCGCTCCGCGAAGCGCGATGGCGTCACACACGGCACCTTCCAGGACGCGGAGGGTTGGCTGCCATACATCCAGGGCCTGGGCTTCGACGTCGTCTACCTTCCCCCCATCCACCCCATTGGCCGCACCGCGCGCAAGGGCAAGAACAACAGCCTGAAGGCGGGACCGGATGACGTGGGGAGCCCGTGGGCCATCGGCGCCACGGAAGGTGGACACAAGGCGGTGCATCCGAGGCTGGGAACCCTCGATGACTTCCGCCACTTCGTGCAGACCGCGAGCAAGCACGGAATCGAGGTGGCGTTGGACCTGGCCTTTCAATGCTCCCCGGACCACCCCTACGTGAAGGAGCATCCGGAGTGGTTCCAGCACCGGCCGGACGGCACCATCAAGACAGCGGAGAACCCACCCAAGCGCTATGAGGACATCGTCAACTTCGACTGGATGGGCCCCGCGCGCGAGGCCTTGTGGACGGAGCTGGAGTCGGTGGTGCTCCACTGGGTGGCGCAGGGCGTGCGGACGTTCCGAGTGGACAATCCCCACACCAAGCCCATCCAGTTCTGGGAGTGGCTCATCCGCCGCGTGCAGGACGAGCACCCCGACGTGCTGTTCCTCTCCGAGGCCTTCACGCGGCCCAAGGTGATGAAGGCGCTGGCCAAGGTGGGCTTCACGCAGTCGTACACGTACTTCACGTGGCGCAACTTCAAGGGCGAGCTTCAGGAGTATCTGGAGGAGCTCACCCGGCCGCCCGTGTCCGACTACTTCCGAGGCAACCTCTGGCCCAACACACCGGACATCCTCCCGGAGGTGTTGCAGAACGCGGGGCCTGGAGCCTTCCGGCTGCGCGCGGCGCTTGCCGCGACGCTCTCCTCGGTCTACGGGATGTACTGTGGCTTCGAGCTGTGTGAGGGCCGCCCGTTGCCGGGCAAGGAGGAGTACCTGGACTCGGAGAAGTACCAGCTGGTGGCGTGGGACCTGGACCGGCCTGGGAACATCCGGGACTGGATTGCCCGGCTCAACGCCGCGCGCGGCGCGCACCCCGCGCTGCACGCCTACGACAGCCTGCGCTTCTTCGACTCCAACAACGAGCGGGTCCTCTTCTACGGCAAGCGCTCCGCCGACGGCGCCAGCACCGTGCTCGTGGCGGTGAGCCTGGACCCGTACGCGCCCCAGGAGGCCCTCTTGAAGCTGCCGCTGGACTGGCTGGGAACCCGTCCGGACGAGACGTACCAGGTGCACGAGCTGATGACGGACCAGCGCTCGCTGTGGCAAGGCCCTCATGTGCAGGTGCGCCTGACTCCCGAACAACCCGCGGCGCTGTGGGCCGTCTACCGTTACCGCCGGACCGAGCACGCATTCGACTACTACGAGTGA
- a CDS encoding sigma-70 family RNA polymerase sigma factor, whose translation MPDDRDLLQQVALGSGAAMRGVYSRCGAKAFAVVLRVLPTRADAEEVLQESFLEVWRRARDFDPERGGLETWVMTIARTRAIDRLRSLGTAARVAEGATHQPPPLSATPPSPDDATAWGEDRARVRAALRTLPAEQRAVVELAYFEGLSQREISARTGDPLGTVKTRARLALEKLAELLGPK comes from the coding sequence ATGCCGGACGACAGGGACCTGCTCCAGCAGGTGGCCCTGGGCAGTGGCGCGGCCATGCGGGGGGTCTATTCCCGCTGCGGGGCGAAGGCGTTCGCGGTGGTGCTGCGGGTGCTGCCCACCCGGGCGGACGCGGAGGAGGTCCTCCAGGAGTCGTTCCTCGAGGTGTGGCGTCGCGCGCGCGACTTCGACCCGGAGCGGGGCGGGCTGGAGACGTGGGTGATGACGATTGCCCGCACGCGGGCCATCGACCGGCTGCGCTCCCTGGGAACGGCGGCCCGCGTCGCGGAGGGGGCCACGCATCAGCCCCCGCCCTTGAGTGCCACGCCTCCGTCGCCCGACGACGCGACGGCGTGGGGAGAGGACCGCGCCAGGGTGCGCGCGGCGTTGAGGACGTTGCCCGCCGAGCAGCGGGCGGTGGTGGAGCTGGCCTACTTCGAGGGGTTGTCCCAGCGGGAGATTTCGGCGCGCACCGGTGACCCGCTGGGCACGGTGAAGACGCGCGCGCGACTCGCGCTGGAGAAGCTGGCGGAGCTGCTGGGCCCCAAGTGA
- a CDS encoding response regulator transcription factor, whose product MRERILVVEDDSRLGTQLVEHLRGAGFEPLWWTEGRSLLPGALPDVRLVVLDLMLPGTYGLDMLKALRGFSEVPVLVLSARNDTLDKVRALKLGADDYLTKPFWPEELIERVRARLRRPALCKDGAVLELGPLRVDLHGRAVHVEGREVELTRVEFEVLAALARRPSEAVTRQWLAEHVLDPTREGTERTLDVHVSRLRRKLAPAQCVETVWGVGYRLSSGTRA is encoded by the coding sequence ATGCGAGAGCGCATCCTGGTGGTGGAGGACGATTCCCGGCTCGGCACACAGCTCGTCGAGCACCTGCGAGGCGCGGGCTTCGAGCCCCTGTGGTGGACGGAGGGGCGGAGCCTGCTGCCCGGCGCGCTGCCCGACGTGCGGCTGGTGGTGCTCGACCTGATGCTGCCGGGGACGTACGGGCTGGACATGCTCAAGGCGCTCCGGGGCTTCTCGGAGGTGCCGGTCCTCGTGCTGAGCGCGCGCAATGACACGTTGGACAAGGTGCGTGCGCTCAAGCTCGGCGCGGATGACTACCTGACGAAACCCTTCTGGCCCGAGGAGCTCATCGAACGGGTGCGCGCGCGGCTGCGGCGGCCCGCGCTCTGCAAGGACGGCGCGGTGCTGGAGCTGGGGCCCTTGCGTGTCGACCTGCACGGCCGCGCGGTTCACGTGGAGGGGCGCGAGGTGGAGCTGACGCGGGTGGAGTTCGAAGTGCTCGCGGCGCTGGCCCGCCGTCCCAGTGAAGCGGTGACGCGTCAGTGGCTGGCGGAGCACGTGCTGGACCCCACGCGAGAAGGAACCGAACGCACGCTGGATGTGCACGTCTCACGGCTGCGGCGAAAGCTGGCGCCGGCGCAGTGCGTGGAGACCGTGTGGGGGGTCGGCTATCGCCTGTCCTCGGGGACCCGCGCGTGA
- a CDS encoding HAMP domain-containing sensor histidine kinase has product MKLRTRLALTAVVAVLPVVVAMLLLQQSLWEYSQEDALEAAVLARMQVERARCEEAPETWRPRPSEEGVLPGRVVFEESDGPRLQMPRPEVINAPSGPRPKKGGREPTFVRLFPYDSRLTSRNPLAPGLMGVPRDEVRAGMVARRFVQDGRRVLDLVVRMPWEDGPCAFVLARSVDPPRPSRLVLVPLKDWSLLVFTVVAAVVLALGSVVRRVRVLTEEVRASASSGYVQPVSVRGQDEITDLAKAFQEARAEIQARMAHQEAREQGLRDFLANTTHDVMTPLTVLQGHLSAMQRQLARGEPVGEGDVSSAMSESHYMASLVHNLAAATRLEAGAPHVQRAPVDLNGVVLRVLGRHRPIARQRRIELEGGVPETPVRVMGDVTLIEQAVSNVVGNGVRHGHDGGHVAVVLEGLRDGGFRLRVFDDGPGIPEEERTRILERGFRGNAARTRAPEGQGLGLHIAHHVARVHGWSLSLGPSEHGGLEVCFTFAGDGAWAPSSGKAREERRE; this is encoded by the coding sequence GTGAAGCTCCGCACCCGGCTGGCGCTCACCGCGGTGGTGGCGGTGCTCCCGGTCGTGGTGGCCATGCTGTTGCTTCAGCAGTCGCTCTGGGAGTACTCGCAGGAGGACGCGCTCGAGGCAGCCGTGCTCGCGCGCATGCAGGTAGAGCGGGCGCGTTGTGAGGAGGCACCCGAGACCTGGCGTCCCCGGCCTTCCGAGGAGGGGGTGTTGCCTGGGCGGGTCGTGTTCGAGGAGTCCGACGGACCGCGCCTCCAGATGCCACGGCCGGAGGTCATCAACGCGCCTTCGGGCCCGCGTCCGAAGAAGGGGGGGCGGGAGCCGACCTTCGTGAGGCTCTTCCCCTATGACTCGCGCCTGACGTCGCGCAATCCCCTGGCGCCTGGGCTCATGGGGGTGCCTCGCGACGAGGTGCGCGCGGGGATGGTCGCCCGCCGCTTCGTGCAGGACGGGCGGCGAGTGCTCGACCTCGTGGTGCGCATGCCGTGGGAGGACGGGCCCTGTGCCTTCGTGCTTGCCCGGAGCGTGGACCCGCCGCGTCCGTCGAGGCTGGTCCTGGTGCCGCTCAAGGACTGGAGCTTGCTGGTGTTCACCGTCGTGGCGGCGGTGGTGTTGGCGTTGGGCTCCGTCGTCCGGCGCGTCCGCGTGCTCACCGAGGAGGTCCGCGCCTCGGCGAGCAGTGGCTACGTGCAGCCCGTGTCGGTGCGCGGCCAGGACGAAATCACGGACCTGGCGAAGGCCTTCCAGGAAGCCCGCGCGGAAATCCAGGCGCGCATGGCGCATCAGGAGGCGCGTGAGCAGGGCCTGCGGGACTTCCTCGCCAACACGACCCACGACGTGATGACGCCGCTCACCGTGCTTCAGGGGCACCTGTCCGCGATGCAGCGGCAACTGGCTCGGGGCGAACCCGTGGGCGAGGGCGACGTGAGCTCCGCCATGAGCGAGTCACACTACATGGCGTCATTGGTCCACAACCTCGCCGCGGCGACCCGGCTCGAGGCGGGGGCGCCCCATGTGCAACGCGCCCCGGTGGACCTGAACGGCGTGGTGCTCCGCGTCCTCGGGCGCCACCGGCCCATCGCCCGGCAGCGGCGAATCGAGCTGGAGGGCGGAGTGCCTGAGACACCCGTGAGGGTGATGGGCGACGTGACACTCATCGAGCAGGCCGTGAGCAACGTGGTGGGCAACGGCGTGCGCCATGGCCACGACGGAGGACACGTGGCCGTGGTGCTCGAGGGGCTGCGCGACGGCGGGTTCCGGCTTCGCGTCTTCGATGACGGGCCTGGGATTCCCGAAGAGGAGCGGACGCGCATCTTGGAGCGAGGCTTCCGGGGCAACGCCGCGCGCACGCGCGCACCGGAGGGGCAGGGACTGGGCCTGCACATCGCTCATCACGTGGCGCGGGTCCATGGCTGGAGTCTGAGTCTGGGCCCGTCCGAACATGGCGGGCTGGAGGTGTGCTTCACGTTCGCCGGCGACGGAGCCTGGGCGCCTTCCTCAGGGAAAGCGCGCGAGGAACGCCGCGAGTAG
- a CDS encoding DUF4382 domain-containing protein, with amino-acid sequence MSFTGLRRSSLVSAVAIALLLPLMGCGDDKGKVSILLTDAPGDGIEKAVVTISSIYLQGGDDKGGRVVLRDKPVTVSLLDLANSTAELVSEAEVSDGEYHQLRFVITGGYLETRNEDGTTSIYATANNYEGLPEGAVVAGQLQMPSYDASGLKVKFDEKLTIEGNQKILLVDFDVAQSFGKQAGGSGRWVMSPVIKAAEVTASASVNVEVKLGAGITLPSIEGKATTLADFQAVLINAEGTQELLPLTDANADGTFEASFKFLFPGNFQVELAAPAGVSVTTTPGQPVTFKLESGRDSTQSLVVSGALAQ; translated from the coding sequence ATGTCATTCACTGGACTTCGTCGTTCGAGCCTTGTCTCGGCTGTCGCCATTGCATTGCTATTGCCACTGATGGGCTGTGGTGATGACAAGGGCAAGGTCTCCATCCTCCTGACGGACGCACCGGGAGATGGAATCGAGAAAGCCGTCGTCACCATCTCATCCATCTACCTCCAAGGGGGCGATGACAAGGGTGGCCGGGTCGTCCTGAGAGACAAGCCCGTCACCGTGAGCCTGCTCGACCTGGCCAACTCCACCGCGGAGCTCGTCTCCGAGGCCGAGGTTTCGGACGGGGAGTACCACCAGCTTCGTTTCGTCATCACGGGCGGATACCTGGAGACGCGCAACGAGGATGGCACCACGTCCATCTACGCCACCGCGAACAACTACGAGGGCCTCCCCGAGGGTGCGGTCGTCGCCGGCCAGCTCCAGATGCCCAGCTACGATGCGTCCGGGCTGAAGGTGAAGTTCGACGAGAAGCTGACCATCGAAGGCAACCAGAAGATCCTCCTGGTCGACTTCGACGTGGCGCAGAGCTTCGGCAAGCAGGCCGGTGGCTCCGGCCGTTGGGTGATGAGCCCCGTCATCAAGGCCGCCGAGGTGACGGCGTCCGCGAGCGTCAACGTCGAGGTGAAGCTGGGCGCGGGCATCACCCTGCCCTCCATCGAGGGCAAGGCGACGACCCTCGCGGACTTCCAGGCGGTGCTCATCAACGCCGAGGGGACCCAGGAGCTGCTCCCGCTGACGGACGCCAACGCGGACGGGACCTTCGAGGCCAGCTTCAAGTTCCTCTTCCCCGGCAACTTCCAGGTCGAGCTCGCGGCCCCCGCGGGTGTGAGTGTCACCACCACGCCTGGCCAGCCCGTGACGTTCAAGCTGGAGTCCGGCCGGGACAGCACCCAGTCCCTGGTCGTGAGCGGCGCCCTGGCCCAATAG
- a CDS encoding sigma 54-interacting transcriptional regulator, whose translation MLWTVARLGDEDGDESQVRTDALPAVRGPRFRVKLAVLSGPDAGKVYPLGPGRYRVGSEATSDIILPDRAVSRQHLILEVREEGVRATDPGSRNGSFCEGMRFSELEVRPGATLTLGTTELRLIPEGERAKATPLSSRASFGGLVGNSRRMREVFTVLERLTAGESDVLIQGETGTGKELCAEAIHTHGTRSKGPFIIADLAGIAPQLLESELFGHVKGAFTGAHGDRAGAFERAHGGTLFLDEVGELPLEVQPRLLRVLERRQVKRMGANDYRTFNVRVVAATHQDLEGAVKQGRFRGDLFHRLAVLRVELPSLRERPEDIPLLIDTVLERMGKPPSALSDVTRALLTQYPWPGNVRELRNVVDRVVSLGEEALPDIPDVPSAVASRNNEDLESTLSLSLDLPFKEAKEQLIEGFERDYLRNLVERCGGNVSRAAREAGIDRVYLRKLLRKHGLDAAGA comes from the coding sequence ATGTTGTGGACCGTGGCACGTTTGGGAGACGAGGACGGGGACGAATCGCAGGTCCGAACCGATGCCCTTCCGGCGGTCCGGGGCCCTCGCTTCCGAGTGAAGCTGGCGGTGCTGTCCGGGCCGGATGCCGGCAAGGTGTATCCGTTGGGGCCGGGGCGCTACCGCGTGGGCTCGGAGGCGACGTCGGACATCATCCTGCCGGATCGCGCCGTGTCACGGCAGCACCTCATCCTGGAGGTCCGAGAAGAAGGCGTGCGCGCCACGGACCCCGGATCACGCAATGGCTCCTTTTGCGAGGGAATGCGCTTCTCGGAATTAGAGGTGCGTCCAGGGGCCACCCTGACCCTGGGGACCACGGAGCTGCGGCTCATCCCGGAGGGAGAGCGGGCCAAGGCGACTCCCCTCTCCTCTCGAGCCAGCTTTGGCGGGCTGGTGGGCAACAGCCGCCGCATGCGCGAAGTGTTCACTGTCCTGGAGCGCCTCACCGCGGGCGAGTCGGACGTGCTGATCCAAGGCGAGACGGGCACTGGCAAGGAGCTGTGCGCCGAGGCCATCCACACGCACGGCACGCGCAGCAAGGGCCCCTTCATCATCGCGGACCTGGCGGGCATTGCGCCCCAGCTCCTGGAGAGTGAGCTGTTCGGCCATGTGAAGGGAGCCTTCACGGGGGCCCACGGCGACAGGGCCGGGGCCTTCGAGCGCGCCCACGGAGGCACGCTCTTCCTCGACGAGGTCGGCGAACTGCCGCTCGAGGTCCAACCCCGGCTCTTGCGCGTGCTGGAGCGCCGGCAGGTCAAGCGCATGGGCGCCAATGACTACCGCACCTTCAACGTGCGCGTCGTGGCCGCCACACATCAGGACCTGGAGGGCGCGGTGAAGCAAGGCCGCTTCCGAGGAGACCTGTTCCACCGGCTCGCGGTGCTGCGCGTCGAGCTGCCCTCGCTGCGCGAGCGGCCCGAGGACATCCCGCTGCTCATCGACACCGTGCTGGAGCGGATGGGCAAGCCACCCAGCGCGCTGTCCGATGTCACGCGCGCGTTGCTCACGCAGTACCCGTGGCCCGGCAACGTGCGCGAGCTGCGCAACGTCGTGGACCGCGTGGTGAGCCTGGGCGAGGAAGCCCTTCCGGACATTCCCGACGTGCCGTCGGCAGTTGCCTCGCGGAACAACGAGGACCTGGAGTCCACCCTGTCCCTCTCGCTGGACCTGCCCTTCAAGGAAGCCAAGGAGCAGCTCATCGAGGGCTTCGAGCGCGACTACCTGCGCAACCTCGTCGAGCGGTGCGGCGGCAACGTCTCCCGCGCCGCGAGGGAAGCGGGGATTGACCGCGTCTACCTGCGCAAGCTCTTGCGCAAGCACGGGCTCGACGCCGCTGGGGCCTGA